Proteins encoded in a region of the Streptomyces sp. NBC_01298 genome:
- a CDS encoding serine/threonine-protein kinase, translating into MRELIEDRYELEELLGRGGFGEVWRATDRRVGRRVAVKIGYPLTYEDTRRFEREASLAGSLAHPHIATIHDFGRTERAGRSTVFLVMELLRGRSLAEILDEGVPPLTDALHWARQIADALGAAHDAGIVHRDIKPANVMVVGNGVAKVLDFGIAKARGGPGTELTGTGMIIGSFPYMAPERWTGGANGVPVDGRSDLYALGCVLMELLTGERPFPAREMHELLAQHLTAEPPSPGSRRPGLPPGLDALVLGLLAKDPGERPADAHEVGRRLAELTRDPRAAEPAGSAPPVARALTPSPEPAPASVPDPVPAPASAPPAPSYSPTVHVLAAQPADDPVRALLRRRLERLLADGPADLVERLGMLAADSAEELGANDPLTVRAAYHRAVRVRGQSGIELERLLPRMMRVLGLEHPDTITARVAYVGEAAAHGPGDGHRHEGELCEIIEQAVRVLGPHDPVTVTARYHLASAMQRGARDRDGQWDARTPERAESERALLGPLLPDLERALPADGPVLLDVRRRLAHDAWLVGDFAAAAPLYLRLFPDVEELVEHGDPEVAHRVIRSIGEAGDPERALHLIGPLLHRLPFVFGSGDWLTQEVTDTRSDLRRALRERRRGGGPGTGPLSRLFGR; encoded by the coding sequence GTGCGGGAACTGATCGAAGACCGGTACGAGTTGGAGGAGCTGCTCGGCCGGGGCGGGTTCGGCGAGGTGTGGCGGGCCACGGACCGCCGGGTGGGCCGTCGGGTCGCCGTCAAGATCGGGTACCCGCTGACGTACGAGGACACCCGCCGGTTCGAGCGGGAGGCCAGCCTCGCCGGGAGCCTCGCCCATCCCCACATCGCCACCATCCACGACTTCGGCCGCACCGAACGCGCGGGGCGCAGCACGGTGTTCCTCGTCATGGAGCTGCTGCGGGGACGCAGCCTCGCCGAGATCCTGGACGAGGGCGTGCCGCCCCTGACCGACGCCCTGCATTGGGCTCGGCAGATCGCGGACGCCCTCGGGGCCGCGCACGACGCCGGGATCGTCCACCGGGACATCAAGCCGGCCAATGTGATGGTCGTCGGCAACGGCGTGGCGAAGGTCCTCGACTTCGGCATCGCCAAGGCTCGGGGCGGGCCCGGTACGGAACTGACGGGCACCGGCATGATCATCGGCTCCTTCCCGTACATGGCCCCGGAGCGCTGGACGGGTGGCGCGAACGGGGTCCCCGTGGACGGGCGCAGCGACCTGTACGCACTGGGCTGCGTACTGATGGAGCTGCTCACCGGTGAACGCCCCTTCCCCGCACGCGAGATGCACGAACTCCTCGCCCAACACCTGACGGCCGAACCGCCCTCCCCCGGCTCGCGCCGGCCGGGGCTGCCCCCCGGCCTGGACGCACTCGTACTCGGCCTGCTCGCCAAGGACCCCGGCGAACGTCCCGCCGACGCGCACGAGGTGGGGCGGCGCCTGGCGGAGCTCACCCGGGACCCACGGGCGGCGGAACCGGCCGGATCGGCGCCGCCGGTCGCACGGGCCCTCACCCCCTCACCCGAACCGGCACCCGCCTCCGTCCCCGATCCTGTCCCTGCACCCGCCTCCGCGCCCCCGGCGCCGTCCTACTCCCCGACCGTCCACGTCCTCGCGGCGCAGCCGGCCGACGATCCCGTCCGGGCCCTGCTGCGGCGGCGCCTGGAGCGGCTGCTGGCCGACGGCCCGGCCGACCTCGTGGAGCGGCTGGGCATGCTGGCCGCCGACTCGGCGGAGGAGCTCGGCGCGAACGACCCGCTGACCGTACGGGCCGCGTACCACCGGGCGGTGCGGGTGCGCGGGCAGTCCGGCATCGAGCTGGAGCGCCTCCTTCCGCGCATGATGCGGGTCCTCGGCCTGGAACACCCCGACACGATCACCGCGCGCGTCGCGTACGTCGGCGAAGCCGCGGCCCACGGCCCCGGCGACGGCCACCGGCACGAGGGAGAGCTGTGCGAGATCATCGAGCAGGCCGTCCGGGTGCTCGGCCCCCACGACCCGGTGACCGTGACCGCCCGGTACCACCTGGCCTCGGCGATGCAGCGGGGCGCCCGCGACCGCGACGGCCAGTGGGACGCCCGCACCCCGGAGCGGGCCGAGAGCGAACGCGCCCTGCTGGGGCCGCTGCTGCCCGACCTGGAGCGGGCCCTGCCCGCCGACGGGCCGGTCCTGCTCGACGTACGGCGCCGGCTGGCGCACGACGCGTGGCTGGTCGGTGATTTCGCGGCGGCCGCACCGCTGTACCTGCGGCTGTTCCCGGACGTGGAGGAGCTAGTGGAGCACGGGGACCCGGAAGTGGCGCACCGCGTGATCCGCAGCATCGGCGAGGCGGGGGACCCCGAGCGCGCCCTGCACCTCATCGGCCCGCTGCTGCACCGGCTCCCTTTCGTCTTCGGCAGCGGTGACTGGCTGACCCAGGAGGTCACGGACACCCGCTCGGACCTGCGCCGCGCCCTGCGCGAACGCCGCCGGGGCGGCGGCCCGGGGACCGGCCCCCTCTCCCGCCTGTTCGGCCGCTGA
- a CDS encoding LysR family transcriptional regulator, with the protein MDPHLLRTFVAVLEHRSFSTAASVLGYTQSAVSQHIAALEADLGARLVERRPVAPTEAGDRLMEHAPALLLRLDAARADIARLHRAPDARLTLACSPAAFGPALARALARLRAAGPVEVDLHTLARDSVLEAVLTGRADLGLVDGVAAPSDPLPLPDLGPTVTLAVTEEPLAVLFPHTHPLARRSSVRLPDLAQAQWIDAPGTAVPLARLREVSHTAGFHPRIRHHGTDPHALAALAAAGHGLTALPLSLAATFPGTTAIPVRAPRLVHRTELLHPTAPPPHAAALAALLTGRP; encoded by the coding sequence ATGGATCCGCATCTCCTCCGCACCTTCGTCGCGGTCCTCGAACACCGCTCCTTCTCCACCGCCGCGTCCGTCCTCGGCTACACGCAGTCGGCCGTCTCCCAGCACATCGCCGCCCTCGAAGCCGACCTGGGCGCCCGGCTGGTCGAGCGGCGGCCCGTCGCCCCCACCGAGGCGGGGGACCGGCTGATGGAACACGCCCCCGCGCTGCTGCTGCGCCTGGACGCCGCCCGCGCCGACATCGCCCGGCTGCACCGGGCCCCCGACGCCCGGCTGACGCTCGCCTGCTCCCCCGCGGCCTTCGGCCCCGCGCTCGCCCGGGCCCTGGCCCGGCTGCGCGCCGCGGGACCGGTGGAGGTGGACCTGCACACCCTGGCCCGGGACTCCGTGCTCGAAGCGGTCCTGACCGGCCGTGCCGACCTCGGCCTCGTGGACGGCGTGGCCGCGCCCAGCGACCCCCTCCCGCTGCCGGACCTCGGGCCCACGGTCACCCTCGCGGTCACCGAAGAACCTCTGGCCGTGCTCTTCCCGCACACCCACCCCCTGGCGCGCCGGAGTTCGGTCCGGCTGCCCGACCTCGCGCAGGCGCAGTGGATCGACGCCCCCGGTACCGCGGTCCCCCTCGCCCGGCTCCGCGAGGTCAGCCACACCGCCGGCTTCCACCCCCGGATCCGCCACCACGGCACGGACCCGCACGCGCTGGCCGCCCTGGCCGCCGCCGGGCACGGCCTGACCGCTCTCCCCCTCTCCCTGGCCGCCACCTTCCCCGGCACCACGGCGATCCCGGTCCGCGCCCCCCGCCTGGTCCACCGCACGGAACTCCTCCACCCCACGGCCCCGCCCCCGCACGCGGCGGCACTGGCGGCTCTCCTCACCGGCCGCCCGTAG
- a CDS encoding CTP synthase C-terminal region-related (seleno)protein: MNANHPTSPARIALIADRSDAVRSHARVPGLLEALREREGLDLDAYWIPTEEAGEGMDGFDAVWVLPGSPYRSEDGVLTAIRDARENGIPFLGTCGGFQHALLEFARTVCGLDRAAHAENDPATAEADAVVVPLACSLVGHEGTVRVTPGSRAARLLGADRTQARYHCDYGPNPLHLDLLRAHGMTFTGADESGDIRIAELAGHPFFLATLFQPELDGDGTRAHPFVAGLASAAVEHARGR, from the coding sequence ATGAACGCGAACCACCCCACCTCGCCCGCCCGCATCGCCCTGATCGCGGACCGCTCCGACGCCGTACGCTCCCACGCCCGCGTCCCCGGCCTGCTGGAGGCGCTGCGCGAGCGCGAGGGCCTGGACCTGGACGCCTACTGGATCCCCACCGAGGAGGCGGGCGAGGGCATGGACGGCTTCGACGCCGTCTGGGTCCTGCCCGGCAGCCCGTACCGCAGCGAGGACGGGGTGCTCACGGCGATCCGGGACGCCCGCGAGAACGGCATCCCCTTCCTCGGCACCTGCGGCGGCTTCCAGCACGCCCTGCTGGAGTTCGCCCGTACGGTCTGCGGGCTGGACCGGGCCGCCCACGCCGAGAACGACCCGGCGACGGCCGAGGCGGACGCGGTGGTCGTCCCGCTGGCCTGCTCGCTCGTGGGCCACGAGGGGACCGTACGGGTCACCCCCGGCTCCCGCGCCGCCCGGTTGCTCGGCGCGGACCGCACGCAGGCCCGCTACCACTGCGACTACGGCCCCAACCCCCTCCACCTGGACCTCCTCCGGGCCCACGGCATGACCTTCACCGGCGCCGACGAGTCCGGCGACATCCGCATCGCCGAACTGGCCGGACACCCCTTCTTCCTGGCCACCCTCTTCCAGCCCGAACTGGACGGCGACGGCACCCGCGCCCACCCGTTCGTGGCGGGCCTGGCGTCGGCGGCCGTCGAGCACGCGCGCGGCCGCTGA
- a CDS encoding ATP-binding protein — MNLTTDCSAGQVDASYRMGFTVGDHSAGHMRRILRMFLAQWELDALADAAELALTELVANVVRHVPGRGCVVLILRRPGGLRVEVSDGCPAPPHPPTGAGELSEDGRSLLLVEAVTDRWGTDPNSTGKTVWFECDATPPRPAPGQRRG, encoded by the coding sequence ATGAATCTCACAACTGACTGCTCAGCGGGACAAGTTGACGCCAGCTATCGCATGGGCTTCACCGTCGGTGACCATTCCGCCGGCCACATGCGCCGCATCCTGCGGATGTTCCTCGCCCAATGGGAGCTCGACGCCCTCGCCGACGCCGCGGAGCTCGCGCTGACCGAGCTGGTCGCCAACGTCGTGCGCCACGTACCCGGACGCGGCTGCGTGGTCCTCATCCTGCGCCGGCCGGGCGGGCTGCGCGTGGAGGTCTCGGACGGCTGCCCGGCGCCCCCGCACCCCCCGACCGGCGCCGGGGAGCTGAGCGAGGACGGCCGCAGCCTGCTCCTGGTCGAGGCGGTGACGGACCGCTGGGGCACGGACCCGAACTCCACCGGCAAGACGGTGTGGTTCGAGTGCGACGCCACCCCACCACGCCCCGCTCCGGGTCAGCGGCGCGGCTGA
- a CDS encoding helix-turn-helix domain-containing protein: protein MVNIRSLDPSASPLDYYGAELRRLREAAGLKQGQLGDIIFCAASLIGQIETARKVPTRDFSERVDAALGTGGVFSRLVGLVLRSQLPTWFQAYAEMEAKAAYISTFQAQLIYGLLQTEAYARAVLGVRHEKGLDAQVAARMERQRILEREHPPLMWVVLSEATLHQEVGGREVMRGQLARLLGLWDREWVRVQILPFEAGAHAGLPGTFNLLRFEDDPDIAYTEDFIQGHMTANPAALREGSLRYDHLQAAALSVEKSAELIARVMEERYGHHPEPDGRTVA, encoded by the coding sequence ATGGTCAACATCCGCAGTCTCGACCCCAGCGCCTCTCCGCTGGACTACTACGGCGCCGAACTGCGCCGCCTGCGGGAGGCCGCGGGGCTCAAACAGGGGCAGTTGGGCGACATCATCTTCTGCGCGGCCTCACTGATCGGACAGATCGAGACGGCGAGGAAGGTCCCGACCCGGGACTTCTCGGAGCGCGTCGACGCGGCCCTGGGTACGGGCGGGGTGTTCTCCCGCCTGGTGGGGCTGGTGCTGCGGAGCCAGCTGCCGACCTGGTTCCAGGCGTACGCGGAGATGGAGGCGAAGGCGGCGTACATCTCCACCTTTCAGGCCCAGCTGATCTATGGGCTGCTCCAGACGGAGGCGTACGCGCGGGCCGTACTCGGCGTGCGGCACGAGAAGGGCCTCGACGCGCAGGTGGCCGCCCGCATGGAGCGGCAGCGGATCCTGGAGCGCGAGCACCCGCCGCTGATGTGGGTGGTGCTGAGCGAGGCGACCCTGCATCAGGAGGTCGGCGGCCGGGAGGTGATGCGAGGCCAACTCGCCCGCCTGTTGGGTCTGTGGGACCGGGAGTGGGTGCGGGTCCAGATCCTGCCCTTCGAGGCTGGCGCGCACGCGGGGCTGCCGGGCACCTTCAACCTCCTGCGCTTCGAGGACGACCCGGACATCGCCTACACCGAGGACTTCATCCAGGGGCACATGACGGCCAATCCGGCCGCTCTCAGGGAGGGTTCGCTCCGTTACGATCACCTGCAGGCCGCCGCGCTCTCCGTGGAGAAATCGGCGGAACTGATCGCCCGCGTAATGGAGGAACGCTATGGACACCATCCAGAACCTGACGGGCGCACGGTGGCGTAA
- a CDS encoding DUF397 domain-containing protein yields the protein MDTIQNLTGARWRKSSYSSDTGGDCVECAPLGDAAWRKASYSGDTGGECVEIAPQPCRIAVRDSKVPDGPAFTVAPAAFAEFVRSL from the coding sequence ATGGACACCATCCAGAACCTGACGGGCGCACGGTGGCGTAAGTCCTCGTACAGCAGTGACACCGGCGGTGATTGCGTCGAGTGCGCCCCGCTCGGCGACGCGGCCTGGCGCAAGGCCTCGTACAGCGGCGACACCGGCGGCGAGTGCGTGGAGATCGCCCCCCAGCCCTGCCGCATCGCCGTCCGGGACTCCAAGGTCCCCGACGGCCCCGCCTTCACCGTCGCCCCGGCCGCCTTCGCGGAGTTCGTCCGCAGCCTCTGA
- a CDS encoding serine/threonine-protein kinase, whose amino-acid sequence MGSGSDDNLDGGIKPLAPGDPSRIGPYLLLGRLGAGGMGRVFLARSESGRTVAVKVVHEEHVADAQFRARFRREIDAARKVGERYTAPVLDADPDAERPWVATGYVPGLSLEQIVRRYGPLPVESVHALADGLLHALKDIHTAGIVHRDLKPSNVMLTVEGSRVIDFGISRALETSVESLLTSTGMVVGSPGFMSPEQVRGQRAGAKSDVFTLGCVLMYAATGELPFGHGASNQHAVMFQIVEGEPALERVADAPLRALIGRCLVKGVEERPGVDELLADPERVRPAARGGAWLPPKVVERLARQAARLLDAEAVPVAEAKPEPEPVPAPVGERGAGDARTPDRGTLGLRPEAGAPGGQGGSGEQVLGVAAAPATGPAAGGGTGGAAGKGERRRERRRLTVAVPVVLVLGVGGGTVALLQPFGGGGGGAQASPPASGAPVTPGASSGASSGSPSAASGSPAPGTRNPESPQAAQSPPVPAPDGQAAAGQGAAAGAGTPGGGSGTPGGGANQGGGGGPAAGGTGTGTGPSATPGGAASGSGSPSGGGSPSGGGSPSGGGSGGGDAVPSYFAGTWTYKGDFNIGQPGTVIITRSGAVRLINETQMGHCENIAKVTSLTSGGTRINIGAAAVDKSKSASQFCGVLDPSFFTKSLPSGLQHNVGPSHGEGYYYERS is encoded by the coding sequence ATGGGCAGCGGCAGTGATGACAACCTCGACGGCGGCATAAAGCCCCTCGCGCCCGGGGATCCGAGCCGGATCGGGCCGTACCTGCTGCTCGGGCGCCTCGGGGCCGGCGGGATGGGCCGGGTGTTCCTGGCCCGGTCCGAGAGCGGGCGTACGGTCGCGGTGAAGGTGGTGCACGAGGAGCACGTGGCCGACGCGCAGTTCCGGGCCCGCTTCCGCCGCGAGATCGACGCCGCCCGGAAGGTGGGCGAGCGGTACACCGCGCCCGTCCTGGACGCCGACCCCGACGCCGAACGGCCGTGGGTCGCCACCGGATACGTACCCGGGCTCTCGCTGGAGCAGATCGTGCGCCGGTACGGCCCCCTGCCCGTGGAATCCGTACACGCCCTCGCGGACGGGCTGCTGCACGCGCTGAAGGACATCCACACCGCCGGGATCGTGCACCGCGACCTCAAGCCGTCGAACGTGATGCTGACCGTCGAGGGCAGCCGGGTCATCGACTTCGGGATCTCGCGGGCCCTGGAGACCTCCGTCGAGTCGCTGCTCACCAGTACCGGCATGGTCGTCGGCTCGCCCGGGTTCATGTCGCCCGAGCAGGTGCGCGGGCAGCGGGCCGGGGCGAAGAGCGACGTGTTCACGCTCGGCTGCGTCCTGATGTACGCGGCCACGGGCGAGCTGCCCTTCGGGCACGGCGCCAGCAACCAGCACGCGGTGATGTTCCAGATCGTGGAGGGCGAACCGGCCCTGGAGCGGGTGGCGGACGCCCCGCTGCGCGCGCTGATCGGCCGCTGCCTGGTCAAGGGCGTGGAGGAACGGCCCGGCGTGGACGAACTGCTGGCGGACCCGGAGCGGGTCCGTCCGGCGGCGCGCGGCGGGGCGTGGCTGCCGCCCAAGGTGGTGGAGCGGCTGGCCCGGCAGGCGGCGCGGCTGCTCGACGCGGAGGCGGTACCGGTCGCGGAGGCGAAGCCGGAGCCGGAGCCGGTGCCCGCGCCCGTCGGGGAAAGGGGAGCGGGCGATGCGCGGACCCCCGACCGGGGGACGCTCGGGCTGCGGCCGGAGGCGGGAGCCCCGGGAGGGCAGGGAGGGTCCGGCGAGCAGGTGCTCGGGGTGGCGGCTGCACCGGCCACCGGTCCGGCCGCCGGAGGCGGTACCGGCGGAGCTGCCGGAAAGGGCGAACGGCGCCGGGAGCGGAGGCGGTTGACCGTCGCGGTGCCGGTGGTCCTGGTGCTCGGCGTCGGCGGGGGCACGGTGGCCCTGCTCCAGCCGTTCGGCGGCGGTGGCGGCGGGGCGCAGGCCTCGCCCCCGGCGAGCGGTGCGCCCGTGACGCCCGGCGCCTCCTCCGGCGCCTCCTCCGGCTCCCCTTCGGCGGCGAGCGGTTCGCCGGCCCCGGGTACGCGGAACCCCGAGAGCCCCCAGGCCGCGCAGAGCCCTCCCGTGCCGGCCCCGGACGGGCAGGCCGCCGCCGGGCAGGGCGCGGCGGCGGGCGCGGGCACCCCCGGCGGAGGCTCCGGCACCCCGGGCGGCGGCGCGAACCAGGGCGGCGGGGGCGGCCCGGCCGCCGGGGGCACCGGAACGGGCACCGGCCCGAGCGCCACCCCGGGGGGAGCGGCGTCGGGCTCGGGCTCGCCGAGCGGCGGCGGATCACCGAGTGGCGGCGGGTCGCCCAGTGGCGGCGGCTCCGGCGGCGGCGACGCGGTGCCCTCGTACTTCGCCGGGACCTGGACCTACAAGGGCGACTTCAACATCGGCCAGCCGGGGACGGTGATCATCACCCGGTCCGGGGCGGTCCGCCTGATCAACGAGACCCAGATGGGCCACTGCGAGAACATCGCCAAGGTGACCTCGCTGACCTCCGGCGGGACCCGGATCAACATCGGGGCGGCGGCGGTGGACAAGTCCAAGTCCGCCAGCCAGTTCTGCGGGGTCCTGGACCCCTCCTTCTTCACCAAGAGCCTGCCGTCCGGCCTCCAGCACAACGTCGGCCCCTCGCACGGCGAGGGCTACTACTACGAACGCTCCTGA